Below is a genomic region from Pseudomonas svalbardensis.
CACCTGTGGGCTGGCCGCTTGGGTGCTGCTCGCTCATGAAAGTACACCGTCGCCGACGGAGTCGGCGACACCCTGGGGCGGCGATTACTTCCCCAACACCTTGCTGACCGATCAGGACGGTCGGCAGGTGCGTTTCTTCGATGATTTGATCAAGGACAAAGTGGTGGTGATCAATTTCATCTTCACTACGTGCAGCGACTCCTGCCCGCTGGAAACCGCGCGCCTGCGCCAGGTGCAACAGTTGCTGGGGGACCGGGTCGGCCACGACATCTTTTTCTACTCGATCAGCATCGACCCGTTGAGCGATACACCGCAAGTGCTCAAAGCCTATGCGCAGCGTTTCAAAGTCGGGCCGGGCTGGCAATTTCTCACCGGGGAATTTGAGGCCGTCACTGACCTGCGCAAAAAACTCGGGCTATTCATCGAAGGCGTCGACAACGGCCGCAGCAAGGACCACAACCTGAGCCTGATCGTCGGCAACCAGACGACAGGCCGGTGGATGAAAGCTTCACCTTTCGAAAACCCGTGGATCTTGGCCGATCAGTTGGCCAACACGCTGCAGAACTGGAAGCAGCCCAGCGTTGAAGAAAACTACGCGAATGCGCCCGAGATTCGCCCGCCGAGCAACGGCGAAGAACTGTTTCGCACCCGTTGCGCGTCGTGCCACAGCCTGGGTCCGATGGACGGGCAGGGCATCGGCATGCGCAGCATCGGCCCAGACCTGATCGGCGTCACTCGCCTGCGTGATCCGGCCTGGCTGAGTCGCTGGATTCGCGAGCCGGACCGCATGCTGGCGGAAAAAGACCCGATCGCGCTGGAGCTGTTTGAGCGTTTCGACAAAATCCCCATGCCCAACCTGCGCCTGGATGAGAGCGCGGTGCAGTCCATCGTGGTTTTTTTGCAGGAAGAAACCGATCGTCAGCAACCGCTACAGGCGGCGCAAACGCAATAGCGGCTAAATACTATCAGTGGGGCCGTCAGTCTCGATCAATGCCACCTACACTGATCCGAAACGCGGCTGAAAAGGCTGGATGCAAGGCATCCGGGAAGGTCCTATGCAGATACCAGAACAACAAAAAATACCTGCGCCGGCTATGTCGGCAGCAGAAAGCAAGGGCTGGCGAGGACAGTTCAACTTGCTGCGCTGGTTTTCCCTGGGCAGCTTTTTCATCATCGCCGCCGTAGCGCTGGGGTTGGGCTACGTGTCCACGCGTTTCGTCGTCGATGAGAGCATCGAGCGTGATTCCATGCTGACTGCACAGTTCATTCAGGCCATTGGTGATGCAGAAATTCGCCATGCCGGCATCACCCTGCAAAGAACCATGGGTGAAATGCTCGATCCGCGCGATGACATTGCCTATCCCGACGTAGATCCGGCGGCCCGTGCCGCTGCCCGCATAGAGTTTCTCGATCATGTCGCACACCTGCCGGACACGCTGTTGGCGGTGGTGTACGCCCTGGATCGCACCGTGGTCTGGTCGACCAATGCGCAAATGATTGGCATGCGCGTCGAAGGTGATGAGGAACTGGACGAGTCTTTCGAAATGAAGGAGCCCGTGTCCACCAGCTACCACGAAATCGATGAGGAACGTCCCGAGCAGCAACTGCTGCGCGAGCCTGAATATCTGTTCATCGAGAACTACATCCCGATGTTCAATGCCGACAAAAGCAAAGTGATCGCCATGGTGGAGATCTACAAGGAACCTGTGGACCTGGTGGAACGCATCCAGCGCGGCTTCAAGTCGATCTGGCTGGCAACCCTGCTCGGCGGCCTGGCCATCTACCTCGGGCTGTTCTGGATTGTGCGGCATGCGGCCATGCTGCTGCAGAGCCAGCAGAAACAACTGATCAGCAACGAGACCTTCGTCGCGCTGGGGGAAATGTCCTCGGCAGTGGCCCACAGCTTGCGCAATCCGTTGGCCAACATTCGTTCCAGCGCCGAACTGGCTCAGGAAATCGCCAGCCAGAACGCGCAGAAGAACATCGGCGACATCATCAGTCAGGTCGACCGCATGTCGCGCTGGGTTCGGGAGTTGCTGGTGTCATTGCGACCCATGAACGACGACTACGAAACGGTAGACCTGGTGCTGGTCATCGACGACACGTTGAGTGCGTTTGACGCGCTGATTAAACGCTCCAGCATCGACGTGCGTTTCATCCCTCAGAGTTGTCCGCCGGTCGTCAGCCAACAGGTGTTGCTCACGCAAATTCTTAATAGCCTGTTTGCCAATGCCCTGGAAGCCATGCCCAAGGGCGGCGTGCTGAGTATCGATATCGAAACGCCGCAGCCCGGACTCGTGCGCATGACCCTGAGCGATACCGGCAAGGGCATGACCACACAGCAAGAACAAATGGCCTTCAAGCCGTTTTTCACCACCAAACAAGGAGGGTTGGGCGTGGGCCTGGCCCTGGTCAAAAGAATAATGGAGCGTTTCGAAGGCTCGGTCGAATTGACCAGCCGAGAGCAGGAAGGAACCCGCGTTTGTCTCAATTTTAAAGTGGCAACGGGAGGGGTATATGGAGCACAGCATTCTGCTGGTCGAGGATGATGAACTCCTCGCCGAGAATATTCAGACCTACCTGGAGCGCAAGGACTTCGAGGTGACGGTCTGCCACTCGGCTGAGGACGCGCTGGACCAATTGGGCACTTTCGTCCCGGACGTGGTGCTGACCGATAACTCGCTGCCGGGCATGAGTGGTCACGACCTGATCCAGAAGCTGCGCATCAGCGCGCCGGATCTGAAAGTGATCATGATGACCGGCTACGGCAACGTCGAAGACGCCGTGGTGGCGATGAAAGAGGGCGCTTTCCATTACGTCACCAAACCGGTGGCGCTGCCGGAGCTCAAGCTGCTGCTGGACAAGGCCCTGGCTACCGACCGAATGGAACGCACACTGTCGTTCTATCAGGAGCGCGAAGCGCAGAAGTCAGGGGTGCAGGCATTGATCGGCGTATCGGCACCGATGCAGTACTTGAAAAGCACCATTGGCCAGTTAATCGACGCCGAGCG
It encodes:
- a CDS encoding SCO family protein — protein: MKMHTSRSRALGMYLILLVVTCGLAAWVLLAHESTPSPTESATPWGGDYFPNTLLTDQDGRQVRFFDDLIKDKVVVINFIFTTCSDSCPLETARLRQVQQLLGDRVGHDIFFYSISIDPLSDTPQVLKAYAQRFKVGPGWQFLTGEFEAVTDLRKKLGLFIEGVDNGRSKDHNLSLIVGNQTTGRWMKASPFENPWILADQLANTLQNWKQPSVEENYANAPEIRPPSNGEELFRTRCASCHSLGPMDGQGIGMRSIGPDLIGVTRLRDPAWLSRWIREPDRMLAEKDPIALELFERFDKIPMPNLRLDESAVQSIVVFLQEETDRQQPLQAAQTQ
- a CDS encoding ATP-binding protein, which codes for MQIPEQQKIPAPAMSAAESKGWRGQFNLLRWFSLGSFFIIAAVALGLGYVSTRFVVDESIERDSMLTAQFIQAIGDAEIRHAGITLQRTMGEMLDPRDDIAYPDVDPAARAAARIEFLDHVAHLPDTLLAVVYALDRTVVWSTNAQMIGMRVEGDEELDESFEMKEPVSTSYHEIDEERPEQQLLREPEYLFIENYIPMFNADKSKVIAMVEIYKEPVDLVERIQRGFKSIWLATLLGGLAIYLGLFWIVRHAAMLLQSQQKQLISNETFVALGEMSSAVAHSLRNPLANIRSSAELAQEIASQNAQKNIGDIISQVDRMSRWVRELLVSLRPMNDDYETVDLVLVIDDTLSAFDALIKRSSIDVRFIPQSCPPVVSQQVLLTQILNSLFANALEAMPKGGVLSIDIETPQPGLVRMTLSDTGKGMTTQQEQMAFKPFFTTKQGGLGVGLALVKRIMERFEGSVELTSREQEGTRVCLNFKVATGGVYGAQHSAGRG